A single region of the bacterium genome encodes:
- a CDS encoding efflux RND transporter periplasmic adaptor subunit has product MANDNLGALKIEDKDRGLAPRRRNWIIAAVAAAALLLLLAVALPQRAARVQVAAARAPEAGPAPLLNASGYVTPRRRATVAAKITGRVLDVFADEGLVVKEGDVLARLDDAEARVALAAAERDRDVARAQIPDLEVNLANAERELKRYDRLRRETVVSEEALDATRTSAESYRAKLQLAKEQVRSAEARIAVARQDLENCTVRAPFAGIVVSKDAQRGEMVSPISAGGGYTRTGIATIVDMQSLEIEVDVNEANIARVREGQKVAATLDAYPDWRIPASVRTVIPTADRQKATVKVRIAFDALDPKILPDMGVKVAFLGEPEPGAAPRAIVPRAAVRNEDGGDVVYVLKDGRLARRPAKLGTPRGTEIDLVEGAAPGEQVVVGGPQRLRDGAKAVAASAD; this is encoded by the coding sequence GTGGCCAACGACAACCTCGGCGCGCTGAAGATCGAAGACAAGGACCGCGGCCTCGCGCCGCGGCGGCGCAATTGGATCATCGCCGCCGTCGCCGCGGCGGCGTTGCTCCTGCTGCTGGCGGTCGCGCTGCCGCAGCGCGCGGCGCGCGTGCAGGTCGCCGCGGCGCGCGCGCCCGAAGCCGGTCCGGCGCCGCTGCTCAACGCCAGCGGCTACGTCACGCCGCGCCGGCGGGCGACGGTCGCGGCGAAGATCACCGGCCGCGTGCTCGACGTCTTCGCCGACGAGGGGCTGGTCGTCAAGGAAGGGGACGTCCTCGCCAGGCTCGACGACGCCGAGGCGCGCGTCGCCCTCGCCGCGGCCGAGCGGGACCGCGACGTCGCGCGGGCGCAGATCCCCGACCTCGAAGTCAACCTCGCCAACGCCGAGCGCGAGCTGAAGCGGTACGACCGTCTGCGCCGCGAGACGGTCGTCAGCGAGGAGGCGCTCGACGCGACGCGCACGAGCGCCGAGAGCTACCGCGCGAAGCTGCAGCTCGCCAAGGAACAGGTGCGCTCGGCCGAGGCGCGGATCGCCGTCGCCCGGCAGGACCTCGAGAACTGCACCGTGCGCGCGCCGTTCGCGGGAATCGTCGTCTCCAAGGACGCGCAGCGCGGGGAGATGGTCTCGCCGATCTCCGCCGGCGGCGGCTACACCCGCACCGGCATCGCCACGATCGTGGACATGCAGTCGCTGGAGATCGAGGTGGACGTCAACGAGGCGAACATCGCCCGCGTCCGCGAGGGGCAGAAGGTCGCGGCGACGCTCGACGCCTATCCCGACTGGCGGATCCCGGCGAGCGTGCGCACGGTGATCCCGACCGCCGACCGGCAGAAGGCGACGGTCAAGGTGCGGATCGCCTTCGACGCCCTCGACCCGAAGATCCTGCCCGACATGGGGGTGAAGGTCGCCTTCCTCGGCGAGCCGGAGCCGGGCGCCGCGCCGCGGGCGATCGTGCCGCGCGCCGCGGTGCGGAACGAGGACGGCGGCGACGTCGTCTACGTGCTCAAGGACGGCCGCCTCGCGCGGCGGCCGGCGAAGCTCGGCACGCCGCGCGGGACGGAGATCGACCTGGTCGAAGGCGCGGCGCCGGGAGAGCAGGTCGTTGTCGGCGGGCCGCAGCGGCTGCGCGACGGCGCGAAGGCCGTCGCCGCGTCCGCCGACTGA